In Candidatus Margulisiibacteriota bacterium, the following proteins share a genomic window:
- the pseB gene encoding UDP-N-acetylglucosamine 4,6-dehydratase (inverting), which translates to MAKKGKHIFDGKSVLITGGTGSFGKRFIDIVLKEARPERLIVYSRDELKQFEMQQYLKGRNAVRFFIGDVRDKDRLMRAFDGVDYVVHAAALKQVPAMEYNPSEAIKTNINGAMNIIEAAIDKGVKRIVALSTDKACNPINLYGATKLCSDKLFISGNSYAGSRDTRFAVVRYGNVVGSRGSVVPFFKEKAKEGFLPITDERMTRFWITLEQGVRFVIKSFERMHGGELFVPKIPSMNIMDLAKAIAPNCKTKVVGIRPGEKLHEVMISEDDARQTLELNDCYVIQPAFQWWSRTNHAQGKAVPEGFSYSSDKNKEWLTIKQLQAMIKE; encoded by the coding sequence ATGGCAAAAAAAGGGAAACATATATTTGACGGGAAGAGCGTTCTGATCACCGGCGGGACCGGCTCTTTCGGCAAGCGGTTTATCGATATCGTCCTCAAGGAAGCGCGGCCGGAGCGGTTGATCGTTTACAGCCGGGACGAGCTGAAGCAATTCGAAATGCAGCAATATCTGAAAGGCCGGAACGCGGTCCGGTTTTTCATCGGCGATGTCCGCGATAAGGACCGGTTGATGCGCGCTTTTGACGGGGTCGATTATGTTGTCCACGCTGCCGCCCTTAAACAGGTCCCGGCGATGGAGTACAATCCTTCCGAAGCGATCAAAACCAACATTAACGGGGCGATGAACATTATTGAAGCGGCGATCGATAAGGGAGTCAAACGGATCGTCGCCTTAAGCACTGATAAAGCCTGCAACCCGATCAACCTCTACGGCGCGACCAAACTTTGTTCCGATAAACTTTTTATTTCGGGGAACTCTTACGCCGGTTCGCGCGATACCCGTTTTGCCGTGGTCCGATACGGTAACGTCGTTGGTAGCCGCGGAAGTGTTGTGCCGTTCTTTAAAGAAAAAGCCAAAGAGGGGTTCCTGCCAATCACTGACGAGCGGATGACCCGTTTTTGGATCACTCTGGAGCAGGGAGTTCGTTTTGTCATTAAAAGTTTTGAGCGGATGCACGGCGGCGAGCTCTTTGTCCCCAAGATCCCGAGCATGAACATCATGGACTTGGCCAAAGCGATCGCTCCCAACTGCAAGACCAAGGTGGTCGGGATCCGGCCGGGCGAAAAACTGCATGAAGTGATGATCTCGGAAGACGACGCCCGCCAAACCCTGGAATTGAACGACTGCTACGTCATCCAGCCCGCTTTCCAATGGTGGAGCCGGACCAATCACGCCCAGGGGAAAGCGGTCCCGGAAGGTTTCAGCTACAGCAGCGATAAAAATAAAGAATGGCTGACCATTAAACAATTACAAGCGATGATCAAGGAGTAG
- the pseC gene encoding UDP-4-amino-4,6-dideoxy-N-acetyl-beta-L-altrosamine transaminase, whose product MIPYATQWVDDEDIAAVAQALKTAYLTQGPLVDEFEAKTAAYCGAKYAIAYNSGTSALHGACFAAGLKAGDEAITSPITFVATANAVLYCGAKPLFADIDPQTINLDPTDLAKRLTAKTKAILPVHYAGQPCEMAAISKLAKERNLTVIEDACHALGADYQGKKIGAGEYSDMTILSFHAVKHITTGEGGMVLTNNKEFARKLKAFRTHGITRDPQLLTEKEPGPWVYEMQALGFNYRLTDFQSALGISQLKKLDQFVARRREIVARYQAAFKSVPGLTTIQEKDVCHSAWHIYPIMVKADRRAIFDALRAKGLGVNVHYIPVYWQPYYQQLGYQKGLCPRAEAYYQSTITLPLYPKMSEAEVETVIAVVKECVNGR is encoded by the coding sequence ATGATCCCATACGCGACGCAATGGGTTGATGACGAGGATATCGCGGCGGTCGCCCAGGCGCTGAAAACCGCTTACCTGACGCAGGGGCCGCTGGTCGACGAGTTCGAGGCAAAAACCGCCGCTTACTGCGGGGCCAAATACGCGATCGCTTACAATTCCGGGACTTCCGCTTTGCACGGCGCTTGTTTTGCCGCCGGACTCAAGGCGGGGGATGAAGCGATCACTTCCCCGATCACTTTTGTCGCGACCGCCAACGCGGTCCTTTACTGCGGCGCCAAGCCGCTCTTTGCCGACATCGATCCCCAGACCATTAATCTTGATCCAACCGACCTTGCCAAGCGATTGACTGCCAAGACCAAAGCCATTCTTCCTGTCCATTACGCCGGACAGCCGTGTGAAATGGCGGCGATTTCTAAACTGGCCAAAGAGCGGAATTTGACGGTGATCGAAGATGCTTGCCACGCGCTGGGGGCCGATTACCAGGGGAAAAAGATCGGCGCCGGCGAGTATTCGGATATGACAATCCTTAGCTTCCACGCGGTCAAACACATCACTACCGGCGAGGGGGGGATGGTTTTGACGAACAATAAAGAGTTCGCGCGGAAACTAAAAGCTTTCCGTACCCACGGTATTACCCGCGATCCGCAACTTCTGACCGAAAAAGAGCCTGGCCCCTGGGTTTACGAAATGCAGGCGCTCGGCTTTAACTACCGGCTGACCGATTTTCAGTCGGCGCTGGGGATCAGCCAATTGAAAAAACTCGATCAATTTGTTGCCCGACGGCGGGAGATTGTTGCCCGCTATCAGGCCGCTTTTAAAAGTGTGCCTGGATTGACAACCATTCAGGAAAAGGATGTTTGCCATTCAGCCTGGCATATTTATCCGATCATGGTCAAGGCAGACCGGCGGGCGATCTTTGATGCCCTGCGCGCCAAAGGGCTTGGTGTCAATGTCCATTACATCCCGGTCTACTGGCAGCCGTATTATCAGCAATTAGGTTATCAAAAAGGGCTCTGTCCTCGGGCTGAAGCTTATTATCAAAGCACCATCACCCTGCCTCTCTATCCAAAGATGAGCGAAGCGGAGGTTGAAACCGTGATCGCGGTGGTAAAGGAGTGCGTCAATGGCAGATAA
- a CDS encoding radical SAM protein, translating into MADKVVLIRPKNVYNYNNYPPLNLILLGSKLKAAGFEIKIINCAFETDHLATIKKELDGALMVAVAILTSEAPDAYEVIKFIKEQTKAPVVVGGWHCTLFPEQMAKCEYVDYVIAGEGEDHILEIATALKEGRKIEQKIFPKQILDMDKLPFPDYSLDEHIETFINSYLTDKLSEFVPQPMRWLPYESSRGCPSRCTFCINVVADNRRYRKKSAAKVLAEIEQIVKKYRLTHLKILDDNFFVDCDRVRAICAGIIKLGLNITWDGECRVDYFNETMLNDDTLALARESGLIQLTLGIESGSPHTLKLMKKGITPQQAEHAVKKCDEHGIIPRSSFILEIPGEKLSDIKQTVAFINKLRRYPLFTCGVGTFRPYPKCELTQQLLKEGYLTEPKDFKEWTSRAIIDMYTASEYVRPWQVNGKFSESAAYYLNMESESRIGNHQLDSRRDRLINTIFIAIAGLRNRFMFYKLPIDKLLFKNFLTAFYRKRAAKEQKALQGDKK; encoded by the coding sequence ATGGCAGATAAGGTCGTCCTGATCCGGCCCAAGAACGTCTATAATTATAACAATTACCCGCCGCTCAACCTGATCCTGCTTGGTTCCAAACTAAAAGCGGCTGGCTTTGAGATCAAGATCATTAATTGCGCCTTTGAAACAGACCACCTCGCCACGATCAAAAAAGAATTAGACGGGGCGCTCATGGTGGCGGTTGCGATCCTAACCTCGGAAGCTCCCGACGCTTACGAAGTCATTAAGTTCATTAAAGAACAGACCAAGGCGCCGGTCGTCGTCGGCGGCTGGCATTGCACTCTTTTCCCGGAGCAGATGGCCAAGTGCGAATACGTTGATTACGTGATCGCCGGGGAAGGGGAAGATCATATCCTGGAAATCGCGACCGCCCTGAAAGAGGGGCGGAAGATCGAGCAGAAGATCTTCCCGAAACAGATCCTCGATATGGACAAGCTTCCTTTTCCCGATTACAGCCTCGATGAACATATCGAAACTTTCATCAATAGCTATCTCACCGATAAATTGTCGGAATTCGTTCCCCAGCCGATGCGCTGGCTTCCTTACGAGAGCAGTCGGGGTTGTCCGTCGCGCTGCACTTTTTGCATTAACGTTGTGGCCGACAACCGGCGCTACCGGAAAAAAAGCGCCGCTAAAGTTTTGGCCGAGATCGAACAGATCGTTAAAAAATACCGCCTTACTCATCTGAAGATCCTCGATGATAATTTTTTCGTCGATTGCGACCGGGTCCGGGCGATCTGCGCCGGGATCATTAAACTTGGCCTGAATATCACCTGGGACGGGGAATGCCGGGTCGATTATTTCAACGAGACGATGCTTAACGATGACACGCTCGCTTTGGCCAGAGAATCAGGGCTGATCCAGCTGACGCTAGGGATCGAATCGGGGTCGCCCCACACTCTGAAGCTGATGAAAAAGGGGATCACTCCCCAGCAGGCGGAGCATGCGGTTAAAAAATGCGATGAGCACGGTATTATTCCGCGCTCGTCGTTTATTCTGGAGATCCCGGGAGAAAAGCTAAGCGATATTAAACAGACGGTCGCTTTTATCAATAAATTACGCCGCTACCCGCTTTTTACCTGCGGGGTCGGGACCTTCCGGCCGTATCCGAAGTGCGAATTGACCCAGCAGCTGCTCAAAGAAGGGTATCTGACCGAACCGAAAGATTTTAAGGAGTGGACCAGCCGGGCGATCATTGATATGTATACCGCTTCCGAATATGTCCGCCCCTGGCAGGTTAACGGCAAATTCTCGGAAAGCGCCGCTTATTATCTCAACATGGAGTCCGAATCGCGGATCGGCAACCATCAGCTTGATAGCCGGCGGGATCGGCTGATTAATACAATTTTCATCGCGATCGCCGGATTGCGCAACCGTTTCATGTTCTATAAATTACCGATCGACAAATTGCTCTTCAAGAACTTTCTGACCGCTTTTTACCGGAAACGGGCGGCCAAAGAACAAAAAGCCCTTCAGGGGGATAAAAAATGA
- a CDS encoding Gfo/Idh/MocA family oxidoreductase: MKVLVVGAGSIGGRHIENLAALGHEVYAVDLNAANLKKVADGTRGTFLSLEEALAKVKPETAFICTFSNQHLEPARACAAAGCHLFIEKPLAISLDGVAELAALVKEKKLVTMVGCNLRFHPAIAALHETLATDPEFSRVLWANLEFGYFLPLAKKDYEKHYMANRKMGGNLIFDAIHELDYAVWFFGEPVEVICDKGMISSLKIDTEDHVELIVKFKSGAVATIHLDYLQHGYSRRCKVVSEAGTVVWDFAFGRIGTISVKKPQWAWQKMELEVLYNQMYVDEIKYFLACAAAGRETFNSIEKNIPVLKLALAADRSAATKKWERI, from the coding sequence ATGAAAGTTCTGGTCGTCGGCGCCGGTTCGATCGGCGGCCGGCATATTGAGAATCTGGCCGCGCTGGGACACGAGGTCTACGCGGTTGACTTGAACGCCGCTAATTTAAAAAAAGTTGCCGACGGGACCCGGGGGACCTTTCTCTCGCTTGAAGAGGCGTTAGCGAAAGTTAAGCCGGAGACCGCTTTCATTTGCACTTTCAGCAATCAGCATTTGGAGCCGGCCAGGGCTTGCGCCGCCGCCGGCTGCCATCTCTTCATCGAAAAACCGCTGGCGATCTCGCTGGACGGGGTGGCGGAACTGGCCGCCCTGGTCAAAGAAAAAAAACTGGTAACGATGGTCGGCTGTAACCTCCGTTTTCACCCGGCGATCGCCGCCCTCCATGAAACCCTGGCCACCGATCCTGAATTCAGCCGGGTCCTCTGGGCAAACTTGGAATTTGGCTATTTTCTGCCGTTAGCCAAAAAAGATTATGAAAAGCACTACATGGCGAACCGGAAAATGGGGGGAAACCTGATCTTTGACGCGATCCACGAACTGGATTACGCGGTCTGGTTCTTCGGCGAACCGGTCGAGGTCATTTGCGACAAAGGGATGATCTCCAGCCTGAAAATTGACACCGAAGACCACGTTGAGCTGATCGTCAAATTCAAATCCGGAGCGGTCGCGACTATCCACCTGGATTATCTCCAGCACGGCTATTCCCGCCGCTGTAAAGTAGTGAGCGAGGCCGGAACGGTGGTCTGGGATTTTGCTTTTGGCCGGATCGGCACGATCAGCGTCAAAAAGCCGCAATGGGCTTGGCAGAAGATGGAGCTGGAGGTTTTATACAATCAGATGTACGTCGATGAGATCAAATATTTCCTGGCCTGCGCCGCGGCCGGGCGGGAAACGTTCAACTCGATCGAAAAAAATATCCCTGTCCTTAAACTGGCGCTGGCCGCCGACCGGTCGGCCGCCACAAAAAAATGGGAAAGGATCTAA
- a CDS encoding NTP transferase domain-containing protein has product MANRKVIGAITARMSSTRLPGKVLLKMAGKSIFAHHVERMKAVKGLDGVFLATSNDPKNKPLIEEAERLGCGWFAGAEQDIVDRHIKLCEREGADAFIRVTCDSPIFDIDSAARFVEEFKKNYQDLVYVSNMTMIQGTLSELLSLDAMREVHKHYRGAAISLYIKEHLDQFKSKGIEIDIDLCRPEYRLTIDEKLDIDMITKIYEALYKGRPLDLREVYTWLDDNPDVARMNMQVGIKGCEQQSANLTEKPLYSVVQSGKKHIILDEQKRLVEPRDFIAKLGGLFPELKK; this is encoded by the coding sequence ATGGCGAACAGAAAAGTTATCGGCGCGATCACGGCCCGGATGTCTTCGACCCGCCTGCCGGGGAAAGTCCTCCTGAAGATGGCTGGCAAGTCGATCTTTGCCCACCATGTCGAACGGATGAAAGCGGTCAAAGGGCTGGACGGTGTTTTTTTGGCGACCTCGAACGATCCTAAGAATAAGCCGTTGATCGAAGAAGCGGAGCGCCTGGGGTGCGGTTGGTTTGCCGGCGCGGAACAGGACATTGTCGATCGCCACATTAAGCTGTGCGAACGGGAAGGGGCCGACGCTTTTATCCGGGTGACCTGCGACTCGCCGATCTTCGATATTGATAGCGCTGCGCGTTTTGTCGAAGAATTTAAGAAGAACTATCAGGACCTGGTATATGTTTCCAATATGACGATGATCCAGGGGACCTTATCGGAACTTCTTTCCCTCGACGCGATGCGCGAAGTCCACAAACATTACCGGGGAGCGGCGATCTCGCTTTACATAAAAGAACATCTTGATCAGTTCAAAAGCAAGGGGATTGAGATTGACATCGACCTTTGCCGGCCGGAATACCGGCTGACGATCGATGAAAAGCTCGATATCGACATGATCACGAAAATTTACGAAGCGCTTTATAAAGGCCGGCCGCTCGACTTGCGCGAAGTTTATACCTGGCTCGACGACAATCCCGACGTCGCCAGAATGAACATGCAGGTCGGGATCAAAGGGTGCGAACAGCAAAGCGCCAATCTCACCGAAAAGCCGTTGTATTCAGTCGTTCAGTCTGGTAAGAAGCATATTATTTTGGATGAACAGAAACGGTTGGTCGAGCCGCGCGACTTTATCGCGAAGCTTGGCGGCCTTTTTCCGGAACTGAAAAAATAG